The DNA segment CTGGACGCCCTGCGTGCGCTCCTGGGCCACGGCCTGGGCTGACCGTCCCGGTGCGCGGGGTGGCGCACCGCGCCCTCGCCCCGCCCCCGGGAGTGCGCTTCGCCCGGCCCTCGCCCACAGTGGACCGGTGCCGACGATCGAGGCCTCCACCGACCTCCCCGGCGACGTGGCCACCGTGCTCGCGGTCTCCCTCGACCTCGACGTCGAGCGAGCCGCCGGTCGGCGACACCGGGTGCGCCCGGTGCCCGCGGGGCCGGGGAGCCGCACCAGCGGCCGGATCGGCGCGGGGGAGCGGGTGCGCTGGTCGCTGCGCCTCCACGGCCTCGTCCCGCTGCGCCACACCACCGAGATCCTCGAGGTGGACGAGGCGACACCTGGCGGGGGAGCGCGCTTCGTCGACGCGATGGTCTCCGGTGCCTTCGCCGCCTTCCGCCACGAGCACCTCTTCGACCCGCTGCCGCCCTCGCCGACCGGTGCGCCCCGCACCCGGTCCACGGACCGGATGACGTGGACGAGCCCGCTGGGGCCGCTCGGGCGGGTCGCCGACGCGGTGCTCGTGCGGCGGACGCTGGAGGGCCTGCTGGCGGACCGGAACGCCGAGATCGCGCGCCGGCTCAGCGCCTGAGGCCAGCGCCGCAGGTCAGCGGCTGAGCGATCCTCGGGCGGCGGCGTCGGCGCGGACCGCCCCGGCCACGAGCGCCGCGGCCCCGAGCACCGCGCCCCCCACGACGACGGCGGCGAAGGGGCCCGGCGCGCCGGTGGTCGCGCCCACCACGAGCGCACCGAGCCCGGACAGCGCGAGCAGCGCGCCCGCCACCGCGGCCCAGGGGCGCGCGGCGGCGTGCCCGGTGCGCCAGCCCGCGTCACCGGCGAGGGTGGCGGGGGTGCGCACGCCCACCCAGCGGTTGCGGCGCAGCCGCCCCGCGGCCGCGCGGGCCACCACGTAGGGCACCAGGCCGCCCGCGGCGAGCAGGACGGCGCCCACCAGCACCACCGTCCACACCGGCACCGAGTCGTCCACGCGCCGAAGGGTACGCGGGGCGCACGGGGACCCCGGCCGTCTGGGAGACTGGCGCGCCGCGGGGCTCGACCCGTGACCGGGCCGGTGGACAGGAGCGGGTGTGGAGCGGGTGCGGGTGGCGCTGCTGGGCTGCGGCTCGGTGGGCAGCCAGGTGGCGGTGGCGCTGGCGCCGGGCTCGGAGAGCGTGGCCGAACTGTCGGCCCGCGCCGGGGTGGCGATCGAGCTGGTCGGGATCGCCGTGCGCGACGCGAGCGCGCCGCGCGAGGGCGTGGACGGGGTGCTCGACCGCGCGCTGCTCACCGCCGACGCCGATGCGCTGGTGACCCGCGCCGACGTCGTCGTCGAGCTGGTGGGGGGTCTGGAGCCGGCGCGCAGCCTGCTGCTGCGGGCCTTCGAGCACGGCGCGAGCGCCGTCACCGGCAACAAGGCCCTGCTGGCCGCCCACGGGCGCGAGCTGCACGCCGCCGCTGACGCCGCCGGGGTGGACCTGTACTTCGAGGCGGCCGTGGCCGGCGCCATCCCGATCATCAGGCCGCTGCGGGAGTCGCTCGCCGGCGACCGCGTCGAGCGGGTGCTCGGCATCGTCAACGGCACCACCAACTACGTGCTCGACCAGATGGACTCCCGCGGCGAGACGTTCGACGCCGCCGTGGCCCGCGCGCAGGAGCTGGGCTTCGCCGAGGCCGACCCCACCGCGGACGTCGACGGGTGGGACGCCGCCGCCAAGGCCGCGATCCTCGCGACGCTCGCCTTCCACACCCCTGTGACCATCGACGACGTGCACCGCGAGGGGATCCGCTCCGTGTCCGCCGAGGACGTGGCGGCGGCCCGCGAGGCCGGCGCCGTGGTGAAGCTGCTGGCCGTGGCCGAGCGCACCACCGGCGTCGACGACGCCGGGAACGAGGTCGAGGGCGTGCAGGCCCGCGTGCACCCGGTCCTGCTGAGCCGCGAGCACCCGCTGGCCAGCGTCCGCGGCGCCTACAACGCGGTCTTCGTCGAGGCCGCCGGAGCCGGTGACCTCATGTTCTACGGCCAGGGCGCGGGCGGGCGGCCCACGGCCAGCGCCGTCCTGGGCGACCTCGTGACGCTCGCGCGCCACCGCCAGGACGGCAGCCAGGGCCCTCGGGTGCTCGGCCACGCCGACCTGCCGGTGCTGCCCACGGACGCGGTGCGCACCCGCTACCAGGTGCGCCTCGTGGTGGCGGACCGCCCCGGGGTGCTCGCCGCGGTCGCCCAGGTCTTCGCCGCCCACGGGGTCTCCATCGAGACCGTGCGCCAGCGGCCGTCCGCGGGAGCGGTGGCCGGCGAGGGCGGGTCGGCCTCGCTGGTCGTCGTGACGCACACCGCCGCCGACGCCGCCCTGGCCGGGTGCGTGGCGGACCTGTCGGAGCTCGACGCCGTGGCCTCGGTGGCCTCGGTGCTGCGTGTGGAAGGGGACAGCTGATGGCGCACCAGTGGCGCGGGGTGGTCGAGGAGTACCGGGAGCGCCTGCCCGTCGTGGCAGGAGCGCCCGCGGTGACGCTCGGCGAGGGGGGCACGCCGCTCGTGCGCGCCCGCCACCTGTCGGAGCTCACCGGCTGCGACGTCCGGCTCAAGGTGGAGGGCTGCAACCCCACCGGCTCCTTCAAGGACCGCGGCATGACGGTGGCGATGACGCGCGCCGCCGCCGACGGCGCCCGGGCCGTGATCTGCGCCTCCACGGGCAACACCTCCGCTTCGGCGGCCGCCTACGCCACCGCCGCGGGCCTGTCCTGCGGCGTGCTCGTGCCCGACGGCCGCATCGCCATGGGCAAGCTCAGCCAGGCGGTCGCCCACGGCGCGACGCTGCTGCAGGTGGACGGCAACTTCGACGACTGCCTGCGGCTCGCCCGCGAGCTCGCCGAGGCCTACCCGGTGGAGCTGGTGAACTCCGTCAACCCGGCGCGCATCGAGGGGCAGAAGACGGCGGCCTTCGAGGTGGTGGACGCCCTCGGCGACGCCCCCGACGTGCACTGCCTGCCCGTCGGCAACGCCGGCAACATCACCGCCTACTGGCGCGGCTACACGGAGTACGCAGCCACCTCGGGCCAGCCGGGCCCCGCCACCCGGCGTCCGCGCATGTGGGGCTTCCAGGCCGCCGGTGCCGCGCCGATCGTCGAGGGGCGTCCGGTGGAGTCGCCCGACACCATCGCCACCGCCATCCGCATCGGCAACCCCGCCTCCTGGGACCAGGCCGTCGCCGCCCGCGACGAGTCCGGTGGCGTGGTCGAGGCGGTGACCGACGAGGAGATCCTCGCGGCCCACCGGCTGCTGTCCTCCCGTGACGGCGTCTTCGTGGAGCCCGCTTCCGCCGCAGGCGTCGCCGGTCTGCTCAAGCGCCACGCGGCGGGTCTGGTGGAGCGGGGGCTCACCATCGTCGTCACGGTGACCGGCCACGGCCTCAAGGACCCCCAGTGGGCCCTGCGCGAGGCCGACGGCAGCGAGGTCCGCCCCGTCCGGGTCGGCGTCGACGCCGACTCCGCCGCGGGTGCGCTCGGCCTGGAGCGGGCGCGGGCGCTGGCGTGAGCACCCCGGTCCTCGGACGCCGGGTGCGCGTGGTCGTCCCCGGCTCCAGCGCCAACCTGGGGCCCGGCTTCGACGCCCTGGGGCTGGCGCTCGGACTGCGCGACGAGGTGGTCGTCGAGGCGCTGGCCGGGACGGCGCGCGGCGGCGACGAGGCGTCCAGCGCGGAGGTGGAGGTCAGCGGCGAGGGCTCCGGCTCGATCCGCGGCGGTGAGGGCAACCTGCTGGTCAGGTCGGTGAGGGCGGCGCTGCACGCCGCCGGCGTCGCCGCCGCCGACCAGCCGCGCCTGCGCGTGACCAGTCGCAACGGCGTGCCCCACGGGCGCGGCGTGGGCTCCTCGGCCGCCGCGGTGGTGGCCGGGGCGGCCGCCGGGTCGGCGCTGCTGGACGAGCCGCTGCCCCGCGAGGTGCTGCTCGACCTGGTCTGCGGGATCGAGGGCCACCCCGACAACGCGGCGGCCTCCCTGCTGGGCGGCCTCACGCTCGGCTGGCGCGAGGGCGCCCACGGCCCCTGGCGCGCGGTGCGGGTCGACCCCTGTGCTGACGTGGTGCCGGTGCTCTGCGTGCCCGACGTCGAGCTCTCCACCGCCCGCGCCCGCGCCATGCTGCCGCTGCACGTCACCCATGGTGACGCCGCCCACACCGCTGGCCGCGCAGCCCTGCTCGTGGAAGCCGTCACCCGCCGGCCGGACCTGCTGCTCGCCGCCACCGAGGACCGCCTCCACCAGGAGCAGCGGGCGGCCGCCATGCCCGCCAGCGCCTCGCTGCTCGGCGACCTGCGCGCCGCCGGGCACGCCGCCGTCATCTCCGGCGCGGGCCCCTCGGTGCTCGTCCTCTGCGCGGGCGACGCAGCGGCCGCCGGTGCTCGTGCGCTGGTGGGAGCCCGTTCCGGCTGGCTCGCGCTGGAGCCCGGAGTGGCGCGCGAGGGCGTCGCCGTGGAGGTGCTGGCCGGCTGACGGCAGGACCCGTCGCCGCGAACACCTCAGAGAGCGCAGTGGTGCGCCGATGGGACGTGCGGGGACACCGGAGGGCTTCGCGGCCGTTCGGGTGGTGTCTCGACGACGCCGGAGCTGCCGCTTCGAGCACGAGGCGGCTGCTCTGACCGGGTGCTAGTGTGGGTCCAGCCCTGCTGGCCTTCGCGCGGCGCCGCTGTCGCCGCCATCTGCTGGCCCCACGGGTCGACACATCTGCCGTGGAGATCCACGGGCCCTCTCCGCTCTGCCGGACCTGCGCACCGCGCATGTCTGCGATCGGAGTCCCGCACGGCGTCACTCCGCACCGGCCTCTGCCCGGTGACCCGCCTCTGGTGTCCACCGAGGCGCTGACGAGGGGGAAGGACCTTCGTGACCGACACCACCGAGATCGCCGCACCGGCGCAGTCCGGCGCAGCGACCGAGCCCGGCGCGCGCCGCGCCGGGCTCACCGGCCTCCGCCTGCCCGAGCTGCAGGCGCTGGCGGTGCAGCTGGGCGTCTCCGGAACGGCCCGGATGCGCAAGAGCGAGCTGCTCGACGTCATCAAGGCCGCCCAGGCCGGCGGTCAGCCCAGCACCGGGACCGGCGCCGCTGCCGCTGCTGGTGGCGAGGCCGCGCCCGCCACCCGCACCAGCGCCGTCCGCCGCCAGCGCCGCTCCCCGGAGCAGTCGCCCGCCGAGACCGCTGCACCTGCTGCCTCCGCCGCCGAGATCGTCGCCGAGCCGGCAGCTGCGCCGGTCGTGGAGCCCTCCGCGCCGGCCGCCGAGGCGCCCGAGCAGCGCAGCGACGAGCGTCCCGCCCGTCGCACCCGCGCGCCTCGCGAGCGCGTCGAGCGGTCCGCTGGTGCCGACCGTGTTGAGCGCGCTGACCGTCCGGAGCGCGTCGAGCGGTCCGCTGGTGCCGACCGTGTTGAGCGCGCTGACCGTCCGGAGCGCGTCGAGCGGTCCGCTGGTGCCGACCGCGCTGAGCGCGCTGACCGTCCGGAGCGCGTCGAGCGGCCCGCTGGCGCCGACCGCGCTGAGCGCACCGACCGTGCTGCGCAGCCCGCCGCCGACGCCCAGGCGCTGCTGCCCGACCTCGCCGAGCTGGCCGAGGCGCGCGTCGAGCGCACGGACCGCGTCGAGCGCACGGACCGCGTCGAGCGCGCGGACCGCGCCGACCGGGTCGAGCGCCCCGAGCGCTCGTCCCAGCGCGACGCCCGCGACCGCGCCGAGGAGGTGCGCCTCGACCTCGACCGCGCCCTCGCCGAGCGCAGCGAGCGCAACGACCGCGCGCGTCGTGAGCGCGGGGAGCAGGTCCGCACCGAGGAGCGCTCCGCACCCCTCCAGCGCACGTCCGTCCCGCCGCAGCAGCGCCTCGACCAGGCCGTCCCCGGCGAGGACGAGGACGACGACGACCTGCGCGGACGCCGCGGACGCCGTGGGCGCTACCGCGACCGCGACCGCAAGGGCCGCCGCGGGCGCACCGATCCGGGCCTGGAGGCCGAGGCTCCCGTCGAGGTCTCCCCGGACGACGTGCTCGTCCCGGTGGCGGGCATCCTCGACGTGCTCGACAACTACGCGTTCATCCGCACCTCCGGCTACCTCGCCGGCCCGAACGACGTGTACGTGCCGCTCGGCCAGGTGAAGAAGTCCGGGCTGCGCCCGGGCGACGCCGTCACCGGTGCCGTCAAGGCCCCCCGCGACGGTGAGCAGGCGCAGCAGCAGGCCGCTGGCGGGCGCGGGGCGCAGAAGTTCAACGCGCTCGTCCGCCTCGACAGCGTCAACGGCATGTCGCCCGACGAGGCGCGCCGCCGTCCGGAGTTCAGCAAGCTCACGCCGCTGTACCCGAACGAGCGCCTGCGCCTGGAGACCGAGCCGGGCATCACGGCGACGCGCATCGTCGACCTGGTCGCCCCCATCGGCAAGGGCCAGCGCGGTCTCATCGTCTCGCCGCCCAAGGCCGGCAAGACCCTGATGATGCAGGCGATCGCCAACGCGATCAGCATCAACAACCCCGAGGTCCACCTCATGGTCGTGCTCGTCGACGAGCGCCCCGAAGAGGTCACGGACATGCAGCGGACCGTGAAGGGCGAGGTCATCGCCTCGACCTTCGACCGGCCCGCGTCCGACCACACCGCTGCCGCCGAGCTCGCCATCGAGCGGGCCAAGCGCCTGGTGGAGCTGGGGCACGACGTCGTCGTGCTGCTCGACTCGCTGACCCGCCTGGGCCGCGCCTACAACCTCGCCGCGCCGGCGAGCGGGCGCATCCTGTCCGGCGGTGTCGACGCTGCCGCGCTGTACCACCCGAAGAAGTTCTTCGGTGCTGCCCGCAACATCGAGAACGGCGGCTCGCTGACGATCATCGCCTCGGCGCTCGTCGAGACCGGCTCGAAGGCCGACGAGGTCATCTTCGAGGAGTTCAAGGGCACCGGGAACATGGAGCTGCGGCTCGACCGTCGCCTGGCCGACAAGCGGGTGTTCCCCGCCGTCGACGTGAACCCCTCCGGCACGCGCCGCGAGGAGATCCTCCTGGGCCGCGAGGAGCTGGCGGTGATGTGGAAGCTCCGCCGGGTGCTCACCGCGCTCGACAGCCAGCAGTCCCTCGAGCTGCTG comes from the Quadrisphaera setariae genome and includes:
- a CDS encoding SRPBCC family protein, which codes for MPTIEASTDLPGDVATVLAVSLDLDVERAAGRRHRVRPVPAGPGSRTSGRIGAGERVRWSLRLHGLVPLRHTTEILEVDEATPGGGARFVDAMVSGAFAAFRHEHLFDPLPPSPTGAPRTRSTDRMTWTSPLGPLGRVADAVLVRRTLEGLLADRNAEIARRLSA
- a CDS encoding SdpI family protein, translated to MDDSVPVWTVVLVGAVLLAAGGLVPYVVARAAAGRLRRNRWVGVRTPATLAGDAGWRTGHAAARPWAAVAGALLALSGLGALVVGATTGAPGPFAAVVVGGAVLGAAALVAGAVRADAAARGSLSR
- a CDS encoding homoserine dehydrogenase, with translation MERVRVALLGCGSVGSQVAVALAPGSESVAELSARAGVAIELVGIAVRDASAPREGVDGVLDRALLTADADALVTRADVVVELVGGLEPARSLLLRAFEHGASAVTGNKALLAAHGRELHAAADAAGVDLYFEAAVAGAIPIIRPLRESLAGDRVERVLGIVNGTTNYVLDQMDSRGETFDAAVARAQELGFAEADPTADVDGWDAAAKAAILATLAFHTPVTIDDVHREGIRSVSAEDVAAAREAGAVVKLLAVAERTTGVDDAGNEVEGVQARVHPVLLSREHPLASVRGAYNAVFVEAAGAGDLMFYGQGAGGRPTASAVLGDLVTLARHRQDGSQGPRVLGHADLPVLPTDAVRTRYQVRLVVADRPGVLAAVAQVFAAHGVSIETVRQRPSAGAVAGEGGSASLVVVTHTAADAALAGCVADLSELDAVASVASVLRVEGDS
- the thrC gene encoding threonine synthase, giving the protein MAHQWRGVVEEYRERLPVVAGAPAVTLGEGGTPLVRARHLSELTGCDVRLKVEGCNPTGSFKDRGMTVAMTRAAADGARAVICASTGNTSASAAAYATAAGLSCGVLVPDGRIAMGKLSQAVAHGATLLQVDGNFDDCLRLARELAEAYPVELVNSVNPARIEGQKTAAFEVVDALGDAPDVHCLPVGNAGNITAYWRGYTEYAATSGQPGPATRRPRMWGFQAAGAAPIVEGRPVESPDTIATAIRIGNPASWDQAVAARDESGGVVEAVTDEEILAAHRLLSSRDGVFVEPASAAGVAGLLKRHAAGLVERGLTIVVTVTGHGLKDPQWALREADGSEVRPVRVGVDADSAAGALGLERARALA
- the thrB gene encoding homoserine kinase; the encoded protein is MSTPVLGRRVRVVVPGSSANLGPGFDALGLALGLRDEVVVEALAGTARGGDEASSAEVEVSGEGSGSIRGGEGNLLVRSVRAALHAAGVAAADQPRLRVTSRNGVPHGRGVGSSAAAVVAGAAAGSALLDEPLPREVLLDLVCGIEGHPDNAAASLLGGLTLGWREGAHGPWRAVRVDPCADVVPVLCVPDVELSTARARAMLPLHVTHGDAAHTAGRAALLVEAVTRRPDLLLAATEDRLHQEQRAAAMPASASLLGDLRAAGHAAVISGAGPSVLVLCAGDAAAAGARALVGARSGWLALEPGVAREGVAVEVLAG
- the rho gene encoding transcription termination factor Rho, with product MTDTTEIAAPAQSGAATEPGARRAGLTGLRLPELQALAVQLGVSGTARMRKSELLDVIKAAQAGGQPSTGTGAAAAAGGEAAPATRTSAVRRQRRSPEQSPAETAAPAASAAEIVAEPAAAPVVEPSAPAAEAPEQRSDERPARRTRAPRERVERSAGADRVERADRPERVERSAGADRVERADRPERVERSAGADRAERADRPERVERPAGADRAERTDRAAQPAADAQALLPDLAELAEARVERTDRVERTDRVERADRADRVERPERSSQRDARDRAEEVRLDLDRALAERSERNDRARRERGEQVRTEERSAPLQRTSVPPQQRLDQAVPGEDEDDDDLRGRRGRRGRYRDRDRKGRRGRTDPGLEAEAPVEVSPDDVLVPVAGILDVLDNYAFIRTSGYLAGPNDVYVPLGQVKKSGLRPGDAVTGAVKAPRDGEQAQQQAAGGRGAQKFNALVRLDSVNGMSPDEARRRPEFSKLTPLYPNERLRLETEPGITATRIVDLVAPIGKGQRGLIVSPPKAGKTLMMQAIANAISINNPEVHLMVVLVDERPEEVTDMQRTVKGEVIASTFDRPASDHTAAAELAIERAKRLVELGHDVVVLLDSLTRLGRAYNLAAPASGRILSGGVDAAALYHPKKFFGAARNIENGGSLTIIASALVETGSKADEVIFEEFKGTGNMELRLDRRLADKRVFPAVDVNPSGTRREEILLGREELAVMWKLRRVLTALDSQQSLELLLSKMRDTKSNTEFLMQVKAQTPTAGGARPPAKD